The Deltaproteobacteria bacterium HGW-Deltaproteobacteria-4 genome includes the window GATCAAGGTTTTTGCCGAAAAGGATCCGGCCGCCCTCCCCTGGGGGAAATTGGGGGTTGAGATCGCCATCGAATCGACCGGACGCTTCACCTCCCGCGAGAATGCTGCCAAACATCTGGCGGCCGGAGCCAAAAAAGTCATCATCAGCGCCCCCGGCAAAGGGGAGGATTTGACCATCGTCCTGGGGGTCAACGATTCTGCTTACGATCCGGCTAATCACCATGTTATCTCCAACGCCTCGTGCACGACCAACTGCCTCGCGCCCGTCGCCAAGGTCCTCCTTGAAAACTTCGGTATCAGCAAGGGTTTGATGACGACCATTCACTCTTACACCAATGACCAGCAGATACTTGACCTGCCGCACAGCGATCTGCGTCGCGCCCGCGCCGCTGCTCTCTCGATGATTCCGACTACGACCGGGGCAGCCAAGGCTGTCGCCCTCGTCCTGCCGCAACTCAAGGGGAAACTCGACGGCATGGCGGTGCGGGTCCCGACCCCGAATGTCTCCCTCATCGACCTGGTGGTCAACACTGAAAAAGAAACGAATGTTGCGGAGGTCAATGCCGCCCTCGCCGCAGCCGCCGCCGGGCCCTTGCAAGGCTACCTTGAATATTGCACCGCCCCCCTCGTCTCTATCGATTTTAATGGCAACCGCTCTTCCTCAATTGTCGATTCTCTGATGACCACCGTCATTGCCGGAAACATGGTCAAAGTCATGGCCTGGTATGACAACGAGTCCGGTTACTCCAATCGCATCATCGACCTCGTCCTCTTTCTCCGCCGCCAACAAGCCTGAATTCAAGTTTTAAAAATAAAATTAACGGGAGGAAAGCGTTGGCTTCCTCCCGATTTATTTCTGGCAATGGGGAGAACACGAAATGTTCAATAAAAAAACGATCAAAGACTTCGATTTCAAAGGGAAAAAAGTTCTTTGCCGGGTCGATTTCAACGTTCCGATCGACGATGCGGGGCAAGTCAGTGATGACACCAGAATTGTCGCTTCGCTGCCAACCATTCGCTACATCCTGGAGCACGGTGGTCGACTCATCCTCGCTTCACACCTCGGACGCCCCAAGGCCAAACCGGAAATGAAGTACAGTCTCGCACCGGTAGCTCCCTACCTGGCCAAACTGCTGGGACGCCCGGTGACCATGTCACCCGACTGTATCGGTCCCGAGGTGCAGACGTTGATTTCTGCCATGCAGGATGGTGATCTTCTCCTCCTCGAAAACGTCCGTTTTCACGCCGGCGAAGAGAAAAATGACCCCGCTTTTTGCGCTGAACTTGCTGCCCTGGCGGAGTGCTACGTCAATGACGCCTTCGGCACGGCGCACCGCGCCCACGCCTCCACCGAAGGGGTGGCGCATCTCCTGCAGCCGGCCCTTGCCGGCTTCTTGATGGGGAAAGAGCTCGACTACCTCGGCACAGCTCTCGCCGCGCCGAAACGCCCATTTGTCGCCATCCTCGGCGGTGCGAAAGTCAGTGACAAGATCCCGGTTATCGAAAATCTCCTCGCCAAGGTCGATACACTAATCATCGGCGGCGGCATGGCCTACACCTTCCTCCAGGCCCAGGGGATCGAGGTCGGCAAGTCCCTGGTCGAAAGTGACCGGATCAACCTTTCCGCTGATTTACTGGCAAAAGCACAGGAGCGCGGAGTCAAAATCCTCCTGCCGGTCGACCATGTCGTCGCAAAGGAATTCAAAGCCGAGGCCGAGCACCGTATCTGTAGTAATAGCGATTTTCCGCCAGAATGGATGGGGCTCGACATCGGTCCGCAAACTGCAAAAATTTATGCCGATGAGGTCAGCAAGGCCGGAACCGTCATCTGGAACGGGCCGATGGGGGTCTTCGAATTCGATGCCTTCGCCGCCGGAACATTTGCCGTTGCCAGGGCCCTTGCCGACTCATCCGCCCTCTCGATCATTGGCGGCGG containing:
- the gap gene encoding type I glyceraldehyde-3-phosphate dehydrogenase, translating into MSVKIAINGFGRIGRSVLRAASGNPTIEIVAVNDLTDPATLAHLLKYDSVHGIYAGDVQSTSDALIVDGREIKVFAEKDPAALPWGKLGVEIAIESTGRFTSRENAAKHLAAGAKKVIISAPGKGEDLTIVLGVNDSAYDPANHHVISNASCTTNCLAPVAKVLLENFGISKGLMTTIHSYTNDQQILDLPHSDLRRARAAALSMIPTTTGAAKAVALVLPQLKGKLDGMAVRVPTPNVSLIDLVVNTEKETNVAEVNAALAAAAAGPLQGYLEYCTAPLVSIDFNGNRSSSIVDSLMTTVIAGNMVKVMAWYDNESGYSNRIIDLVLFLRRQQA
- the pgk gene encoding phosphoglycerate kinase, which produces MFNKKTIKDFDFKGKKVLCRVDFNVPIDDAGQVSDDTRIVASLPTIRYILEHGGRLILASHLGRPKAKPEMKYSLAPVAPYLAKLLGRPVTMSPDCIGPEVQTLISAMQDGDLLLLENVRFHAGEEKNDPAFCAELAALAECYVNDAFGTAHRAHASTEGVAHLLQPALAGFLMGKELDYLGTALAAPKRPFVAILGGAKVSDKIPVIENLLAKVDTLIIGGGMAYTFLQAQGIEVGKSLVESDRINLSADLLAKAQERGVKILLPVDHVVAKEFKAEAEHRICSNSDFPPEWMGLDIGPQTAKIYADEVSKAGTVIWNGPMGVFEFDAFAAGTFAVARALADSSALSIIGGGDSVAAVNKAGLEAQMTHISTGGGASLEFLEGKELPGVTALNDK